In the genome of Halanaerobiales bacterium, one region contains:
- a CDS encoding rod shape-determining protein produces MFNLSKKIGIDLGTANILVYQKGKGIVLQEPSVVAMRKGNNEVLAVGKEARRMIGRTPGDIIAIRPLKDGVIADFEVTEVLLKHFINKVVKRTFFFRPTIMVCVPAGVTGVEKRAVEEAANQVGAKNTYLIEEPLAAAIGAGLPIAEPSGSMVIDIGGGTSEIAVISLGGIVVSESLRLGGDRFDEAMVRYVRDKYNLIIGENTAEEIKTSIGTAYLEENEEYEIRGRDIMSGLPKTFKITSEETLEAFEEPITEIIQAVRSVLEKTPPELSSDIMDRGIIMTGGGSLLKGFPKLLSEETDIPVFLADDPLTCVAKGTGEALEELDQLKDVLFSSSGTSYNK; encoded by the coding sequence ATGTTTAATTTGTCGAAAAAAATCGGTATAGACCTAGGAACTGCTAATATACTTGTATATCAAAAAGGAAAAGGTATTGTTTTACAGGAACCTTCTGTCGTTGCTATGAGAAAAGGGAATAATGAAGTTTTAGCTGTAGGTAAAGAGGCAAGAAGAATGATTGGAAGGACACCTGGAGATATAATTGCGATAAGACCATTAAAAGATGGAGTTATTGCTGATTTTGAAGTTACTGAAGTATTATTAAAACATTTTATAAATAAAGTAGTTAAAAGAACTTTTTTCTTTAGACCAACAATTATGGTTTGTGTTCCAGCTGGAGTTACTGGAGTAGAAAAAAGAGCAGTAGAAGAAGCTGCAAATCAAGTTGGAGCTAAAAATACCTATCTTATAGAAGAACCTCTGGCAGCTGCCATTGGGGCAGGTTTGCCTATTGCAGAACCTAGTGGAAGTATGGTTATTGATATTGGTGGGGGAACTTCTGAAATAGCTGTTATTTCCTTAGGGGGAATAGTTGTTAGTGAATCCCTACGTTTGGGTGGAGATCGTTTTGATGAAGCTATGGTACGCTATGTTAGAGATAAATATAATTTAATCATTGGTGAAAATACTGCAGAAGAAATTAAAACAAGTATTGGTACTGCCTATCTTGAAGAAAATGAAGAATATGAAATTAGAGGCAGAGATATTATGTCAGGTTTACCTAAGACTTTTAAAATAACTTCTGAAGAAACTCTGGAAGCATTTGAAGAACCTATTACCGAAATAATACAGGCAGTCAGATCAGTATTAGAAAAAACACCTCCAGAATTATCTTCTGATATTATGGATAGAGGAATAATTATGACAGGTGGAGGTTCACTTCTTAAAGGCTTTCCTAAACTATTAAGTGAAGAAACTGATATTCCTGTTTTTCTAGCAGATGATCCTTTAACCTGTGTTGCCAAAGGAACAGGAGAAGCATTAGAAGAATTGGATCAACTTAAAGATGTACTTTTTTCCAGTTCAGGTACTTCCTATAATAAATAA